TCGTAGGGCCTCTCGTTCAAGAATTAGAGGCATGTGCTTTAATGCCAGTCCTTATAGGAGGTGTGGCACTCGTTATTTTAGGTTCTCAGCGTGTGACGAAAGACTTTGATTTTTTAGTTTCGCGCTTAGGTCAACAGGATTTAATTTCAAAAGAAATAGTAAATATTTTTTATAAACATGGTTTTGAATTGGTATCCAAGTTTAACGAGAAGAGAGAAATTATTAGGACTATTGATAATCCTAGAATAGCGGCCCTTCGTTTGAATATGGACGTTCCCGACAGTGCGTTTTTTTATTACCCGAAAAAAGATTTTAAAATTGACCTTCTTTTTGATTTTCCTATCCTTGCTAAGGAAGTGGCAGAGAGGGCAGTAAAAATTAAAGTAAAAAGTTATTC
The sequence above is drawn from the Deltaproteobacteria bacterium genome and encodes:
- a CDS encoding nucleotidyl transferase AbiEii/AbiGii toxin family protein; translation: MALVILGSQRVTKDFDFLVSRLGQQDLISKEIVNIFYKHGFELVSKFNEKREIIRTIDNPRIAALRLNMDVPDSAFFYYPKKDFKIDLLFDFPILAKEVAERAVKIKVKSYSLRVASPQDLIRLKEIAYADRKSAADAQDLEFLRNLKH